In the Sulfurimonas sp. genome, one interval contains:
- the rplA gene encoding 50S ribosomal protein L1, translated as MSKRYKQLVEKIDVTKAYSVEEASVLVKNLVSAKFDETVEIALNLNVDPRHADQMIRGAIVLPHGTGKTVRVAVFAKGVKADEATAAGADIVGTDDLVQQIKDGIFNFDVVVAAPDCMGLVGQIGRILGPKGMMPNPKTGTVTPDVATAVKNVKGGQVNFRVDKKGNIHAGIGKASFDADKIAENMVSFVKAINKHKPATAKGRYIKNSALSLTMSPAIKLDIMQLAEMK; from the coding sequence ATGAGCAAAAGATATAAGCAACTAGTAGAAAAAATTGATGTTACAAAAGCGTATAGCGTTGAGGAAGCATCTGTTTTAGTAAAAAATTTAGTAAGTGCAAAATTTGATGAAACGGTTGAAATAGCACTTAACTTAAATGTAGATCCAAGACATGCAGACCAAATGATTCGCGGTGCAATCGTTCTTCCGCATGGAACCGGTAAAACAGTTCGCGTTGCAGTTTTTGCAAAAGGCGTTAAAGCAGACGAAGCTACGGCAGCAGGCGCGGATATTGTCGGTACTGATGATTTAGTACAACAAATTAAAGATGGCATATTTAATTTTGATGTAGTTGTTGCTGCACCTGATTGTATGGGTCTTGTAGGTCAAATCGGTCGTATTTTAGGACCAAAAGGTATGATGCCTAACCCTAAAACAGGTACTGTAACTCCGGATGTTGCAACTGCTGTTAAAAATGTTAAGGGTGGTCAAGTGAATTTCCGTGTTGATAAAAAAGGAAATATTCACGCCGGTATAGGCAAGGCAAGTTTTGATGCAGATAAAATAGCTGAAAACATGGTTTCTTTTGTTAAAGCTATCAATAAGCATAAGCCTGCAACAGCTAAAGGTCGTTATATTAAAAATAGCGCACTTAGCTTAACGATGAGTCCTGCTATTAAGCTTGACATTATGCAATTGGCAGAAATGAAATAA
- the rplK gene encoding 50S ribosomal protein L11 has product MAKKVMGYIKLQIEAGKATPAPPVGPALGQRGVNIMEFTKSFNEKTKDKMGFKVPVVITVYTDKSFTFIVKQPPASALLMHAAGLKGGSSNPLKNKVAKITRAQLMEVVDRKIEDLNTTDKEAAAKTIAGSARSIGIEIID; this is encoded by the coding sequence ATGGCAAAAAAAGTTATGGGTTATATCAAACTACAAATTGAAGCCGGTAAAGCAACACCTGCTCCACCGGTAGGACCAGCTTTAGGACAGCGTGGTGTTAACATCATGGAATTTACTAAATCATTCAATGAAAAAACAAAAGACAAAATGGGGTTTAAAGTTCCTGTTGTAATTACTGTATATACTGATAAAAGTTTTACTTTTATTGTTAAGCAGCCACCGGCATCAGCTCTGCTAATGCATGCTGCAGGACTTAAAGGCGGTTCAAGTAATCCGCTTAAAAACAAAGTTGCAAAGATTACTCGCGCACAGTTAATGGAAGTTGTAGATAGAAAAATCGAAGATTTAAATACTACCGATAAAGAAGCTGCGGCAAAAACTATTGCAGGTTCTGCTCGTTCAATCGGTATTGAGATTATAGATTAA